Genomic DNA from Schistosoma haematobium chromosome 1, whole genome shotgun sequence:
ttgaattcgttgagtttgtcagtatctctaAGGAAAATCGTGCTGAACCTTTGTAATATTGTTTCTCTAGTTGTACAGTGTTTCTTTAGTTTCAGTTCcatcttggccacaaccaggtggtgatctgaagctgtcagctcctctctttgttctcacgtcctccattgaccttctgaatttttttagTGATGCGAATATGATCGAcctggttctgtgtagtgtgatccggtgagacccacgtagctttgtgtatgttaGTGGCGGAGTGTAGTAATGCCACCTAtcaccattttgttgaatacaCATGAATTTACAAATCTGTCagcattctcgttcctttctcccagtcggTCAATGTCGTGCCATGATAGCTTCATActcggtgttgtccattccgacgtCGGCATCTAGGTCtccccatcaggatggtcaggtccctTCCTGAACATTTCGCTATGATCATTTTCtgcctctcataaaactgatctttatcgtcttcattgctattattggtgggtgcatagcaCTGGATGACATTGTGATTCCTTCCTTCTTTGTCTTAAAGGATGCTCTGACGATTCTGGATTCATGAGATTCGCATCCCGTAAGTGATCTTTGTGCTTCTTTGAATAGTATCAGTTCAACTCCTTGCGCATAGGAGACGTTTTCTTCCTCATGATTAGAGTGCAACATCATCTCTCCCGAATCTAATCTTTTCAGTGCAGCTTGGATTTAGTGGGTCTCATTTATTTCTTTCACCACCAGGTTATGTTTCCTCATTTTCCCAGCTAATTGACTGATCCTCCCAGCCTCCCACATTGTTCAGACATTCTATTTACTTATATTAAttactctggttgttagaagggatcCAAGTCTTGTGACTTCTGAGAGATGTCGACTTTCACTATGAGGTTTCATAACTCTTTCACATGAAGATTTTTTACCTGCTGACTtgaagtttaaatggtttaaatgatttttttccTGGTTAGTGTTCTTTAACAATGTTGTGAAGATTGGTGAGTCAGTGTGCTATGGTAACTTAAAGCCGAGAACATGTGAGGTACTATGCTGCATATTATTGACTGACTGATGCCAGTTTTCTACGCAAAAAATCAAACCGTGGTCTTGGTCAACAAAAACTCCATACAAACTGGACCTCTCACTCTAGTTAGTGGATAGGAAAAAGAAGATTGGACAGTCTTGTTCACCATATTAGAGTTGAAGTTGCAAAGGTACTGCTTAGTCCATGAACGTATCACTAATACTCAAGTAATCCCTGTTTCACCAGTCACTTTTTTGGCAAGATTCtcttaaattttaattaataagtagtaaatTCTTGAAAAATGATTACATCAAAAGCAACAGCTCTTCACTCACCGATTATTACCTCCAAGTCAAAAAACAGGAAAGTTGATATAGATGGGAAATTGTACCAAATTCTCAAGTCACTATCTATCAACCGAGGTTAAAACCACATTCTTGTGTTCAACAACTATAAGTATCACTAATTAGTATTGTTGACtatgtgtggcgcatacatatttggtgcccccttgtaccaatatttatgtgttcaggtaaataattaataaataaataataattgtagACTATTTCTTGTGACCAACAACTAATTCCAGTGGAAATATagtgaatatatttaaatacGTAGTAATTATGACATCCGTATATCTTAACAAATTTTAAAAGTAACTTTCGTTACAGTTCTCCATGTAAATATCACTATTACCATTCATTTtgacaattttaaataaatgtaacgttgtatattttgtttatgatATAAGTAACATGTTTTTGTACGTAATCAATAGAAAATTTAATCTCCAACATGTAACCACTCTGAGTCTCTttttaaaagaataaacaaCTTTTATTATTTAAGGTTTCtcctaataattattataacaaattgAACCAActtatcaatgaataaaagCGAGTTTAAGCATAGCGCTTTTGTTATTTGTTGCGAAAATTAGACAGACATCAACAAGGAGCCCGGTACACATCTACGTTGACCCGAGTTGCCATATCACAATAGCACGTCGAGATGGAAATAACCTTTAGTTTACTTACTCAAACTCTTGTTCCACAGCCGTTAGTAAAACAAAGGGGGTTGCTGCGCGGTATACGTCCTTCGTGTGGAAGACGACCATCTTGTGAAAATAACTGTGTGTAGGATGATCCCCACATATTGTAGTGTATTTGTGAGTTAATCTGTACCATGCTTTGATTGCTTTATGTGTGATATTTTGGATACAAATTCCAGGTTAGTAAGATAATGAAACATTCCTTCTCATTTTGCCTAATAGTATTCAGCACAAAGCACTTTAACTGCTCATCATTGCTTATAGGTGAATAAATATTTTCGAATGGTTCGATTTTTTAACGTGGTTAGTTATTTATTATGGCGTGCACAGCTGTTGTTGATTTAGTCGGTAGATCTCCAATCTCGTCAAGCACATATTAAGGTCCTCTTATATAGTATAGGTTCCCTTCAACACGAATTAGGATTTTACGAGATAACTCTTCAAAATAGAATTTATCCCAACTCCTGTAGTCAGTATTGCTTtggaataaatgaaaattcagtTTTCTTCCTGTAtgatgtccttatatgcaatctttctttatatATTAGTACCtttgaagtaactactatgaatttggtggtcatcttgttgtgctaatgaggtgtgggaACGTGGATCGATGTGTATATGTACCTGATCCTACGttataactgattgattgatttactgtTTTTGAAGTGATTTTTAATTcaataagaaagattggttaggcagttattattatttattatttatttgaacacaaatattggtacaagagggcaccaaatatatatgcgccacaccatatttgtgtgtgtgtgggctgtgatactgccccggTGCCCAggccgaagcagatggttttcttagggggccacaccccaagcctttgacgtaaaggtctgatccacaaggcagtggagcatcgtgaggagatgcagtcccatggtagccggtgaccaaaaattggttcatacgtcatttgttccttcaggatactgaagcccacgtgcactattggtttgggatccagttagagcgccggacattcgcttcgcttttcgtcctctcattttcgtaaacaacagtagtgccacgagaaggcgGTGAATAGGACttctggcagaggctgtatacgcgtggccatgtgagagcattttgagagggagggagggcccaccccactctcggccataccagggcatttggaggccgTATTGTTCTGCAATTCTTTTTACTTCTATTGTATCTTGACGTTGTTGTTAAACTAAAGTTTCGacttttcaataaatattaaagCTTTGCGTTATAGGACATATTCATTAATGACCATTAGAAAGTCAATTGTAATACAAGATGTTtgatttattctttttataCATCTGGAAATTCTTTAAAGCTCGTTTAAGGACATTGAAAGCACTGTATGCTGGGGTAAATGAAATCGAAAAAAAGTTTATCGACACCCTTAAAACTGTTTCGAAGTTGAGCAACGACATTAACTCTTCCTTTTAGACCTATATGCCGTACTACCGTGTATTGGTCTTTTGTTACTACGATATTGCTTGAAAAAAGTAACCTATTTATCAATTCAAGTTAATGTATTTAGATTTAACTTATATTTTGTCCACTGAAGTACTTTAACCAGTGAACTACTTTTCCTTATTGTTTAAGGGTCACTTGATGATTTAAGTACTTGGCATTGAACCAGTAAGTTGCAGCTCCAAACTCTCCATCACCTATATCGATTTCAGCATCTGAATAGTATCACTAACCGTCTAGCGTTATGTGGACACATTCTATGTTGCTTCACTCGCTTGAAAATCGGTCTTGATGAATGATTACCTAAAGAACGCCACATTATGTTTTGGGGCACCCTAGTGGTATACAATCCTTACACAAATTAAAACAATCGGAAATATAGATTACCAACTACTTACgttataaatacttgttcaaAAACCTTCATTTTATGGTTTGAAATAAGCTCATTTTATATCGCTTTATTTTCATATGGTTTAGAGCATTTTACAACTTTATTATAATCTTTATGTCATTGAACAACTTATCTGTATTGGAAGTTCTCTGTCTAGACAGTTTTAGGCCATTTAGATGATTGCTTATGAAAACTCATATCCCAATCTAATTTCTGACCTGTCTATTCTAAAAGAATTTTTACAGTCAGAATTTATTTAAAGGTTTGCACCTTCATGCAGTTCGGACAATGAGTAGGTTTTGTTAAAAACATAATCTAGCTGCTGATATATACCGTGTCTCTGAAGTCGAAGGCCCAGTAAAGTACTGCAAATTCGTTCTCCATTAGTTGGTTTCAGTGTCGTGTTTCATGTTCATCTACCGTAGAACCGTGTAACCGTGATACAGCCTTTCTGAGCTAAGGTTCTACGCATTTGATCATCATTGTGTACAAAAGATTGTTCAGGTTTCCCAGCAACACGATGTATTTTTGGTGTTCTCTTAATACCAGTTCATCCATGCTGTAGACAAATGTTCTATCAGGGATGTTATGTCAAAATATCGGGTTCGAAAGTTTTGATACGCTATTCACAGAAAATCCCGGCAACTTCTATACCAAGCACTAACTGCTAACAACTAGGTTTAGAAGACAGAAACAATCAGTTTATGATACGGTTGTCAGCAGTCGAAGGACAGTTATGATAACAGACCAAGAACTTATTTCTGTAAACCTGCTCAGTTTCAGTCCCCCTTTTTCGTTGTTGTGTTTCATCGCGTTTTAAAATTCTTCCTTTCTTTTCAcatattgtaatttatttattcatgaaaCTTTAAAAGTCTACTTGTATTGTGCTACATTTAGGTCGCCTTAAGTCTGAAATAGCACCAGCACTAAAGTATTTGAGTAATGGTCTTATGGCTTCTAAGTCTCAAATAATTGAATTGGATCTCAGTGACAACGCTTTCGGTCCAAATGGGATTGTTGGTATAACTGATTTACTGGCGAGCAATACTTGTCACACGCTTGAGGTTAGTGTTGTTTTAAAAAAGTTTTTAACTATTGATGGTTTTATAGGTACTGCGAATGAACAACCAGGGTCTTGGGCATGAAGGATGTCGATATCTTGCAGAGGCCTTAGAAAAAGGACGATGTTTGTCAAAGAATCAAGGACTACTACTAAAAATATTTTCTGGAGGAAGAAATCGTTTAGAAAATGTCGGAGCTCAAATGCTTTCCAAGGTTTTCTGTGATATGGGGTCCTTAGAAGAGGTATTTCATAGAAAGTTGAAGTTACCTTCTTTTATAGCTTTCTCTGTATCAAAATGGAATTGGAATTCATGGGGTAGACGGTATTTTGTCATTGGTGAAAATAATCAAATCTAATCCAAATTTACGAGTGTTAAATTTGTCGGACAATTCACTTACTCCACGTGGTGCCGAAGCAATTGCACGTGTCCTACCTTCAGTAGTCAATCTAGAggtaaatttatttacaaaacatgatcttattgttttcattttcataaatataaaacTGCTCTATGTAAATGTCTTAATTTAATTTGGTATGATTCTACGCAATTAATATAAATGTGATCTAGGGTCATGGAGATTGCTGCATTTGTGCTAGTCAAGACAAAGGTCTTAAAATTCTGGCAAAAAGCCATAGCTAATGGCAGAGTTTGGTTATATTGGTAGATAGTGAGACAAATAGCGATCAGATAATCtatgattgtttatttgttgTACTTTGGTACGCTCTATTCATGGTACCAGAAATTAGTGTTTACAATTAATTGGCATTCTGATTCACATCTTTAACTTTCCGTAAAAGATCAAATTGACGCATAATTCCACATGAAATGAACTTCAAATAAGTTTGAAATGTGTCTACGGTAAAttcgttatttatttaaacacaaacactCGTACAAGGAGGCGTCAAATATGTGTGCGCCACGcttcgtcattcgatttgtatggGCGCCCAAAACGAAGCAGGCGTAAccatttattttgataaatattgaCAGCACTCCGATCAGGTAGGAGTAGTACTCCAATCAATGCACTAAAGTGCCTATTTACTGTACAATATCCGCATAAGTTACTCATCACACAGTTACTGGGTCTTTGGTGTCATCCTTTAATTAAAAAAGTTCTTCGCAACTTGATACGATTATACTTGTTTCAGATATAATCAGCTAAAAAGTCAGATTCAGAGGTAAACTTCCTTGGTGATTAACTTGTTCCTTATAGCTTCAGATTTTAGTTCTATAGTCGCTGTATATTGGAAGAGTCGTGTATTGTTGGCTTGTATTCGGTTCTTATCTCTTTCCTTTTTCTAATTCTGTATTGAATACTGTTCTGGAAATAGTCTGTCGGCTAAATTAACTGACTGTCAATCTGGTAAAGCATCTTTAGCCAACCTAAGTATAACTAGTGTTCATAAGTCGGTCCTATTTCTTCGTAACTAAAACTACGTTACTATGCTGCTTTTCTGACTCTTGTTTTTATAGGAACTTTATTTGAGCGATTGTATACTCCGATCAACTGGTGTAAAGGCACTTGCTTCCGCTTTTGAAGATCCTGACATCACTCCCAATTTAAGAGTTTTGAATCTAACTGGAAACGAAATCAAACTGTCTGCTGGGATTAATTTAATTCTATCCTTGGGCAATAAATCCCATTTAGAATTACTAGACTTGAATGCTAATGAATTCGGTCGCTCTGGTGTTCGATCAATAATTCAAACGCTTGATTCAGTCGGACTTTTGCACACATTACCCAATCCAAACGACAAAGAAGATTCATCAAATAAATCAGTTACAGAGGAATCCTATTTATGGGCATTTGACGAAGATCAAGGTTCAGATCAAGAGGACGAAGATGATGAAACCAACGAAGGAGAGGGGGAAGAGGATGATAATGAAAATGCAGAAGATGATGATTCTAGAAGAAGTCAATAtggagatgatgatgatgaacgagAAAATCATACTGATATAACTTCAGACCAAAAGGAGAGTAAGTTCACACGCCTTTTTCAAAGGAAATGTTCAGTTGTATTATTCATATCACAAATAATAGTCCAATTTATCCTAGTATAGATGTTGTTCTCTTTTTGTCATTGTTTATGTTTGAAAAAAGGACAATACAAATTTAAACCGTCTAATGGTGAGTTTCATCGGTCTTACACATACTATAACTAGTATGACGCCAGTCAGTCATAAGGAAA
This window encodes:
- the RANGAP1_1 gene encoding Ran GTPase-activating protein 1, variant 3 (EggNog:ENOG410V95T~COG:A,T,Y), producing MASKSQIIELDLSDNAFGPNGIVGITDLLASNTCHTLEVLRMNNQGLGHEGCRYLAEALEKGRCLSKNQGLLLKIFSGGRNRLENVGAQMLSKVFCDMGSLEELSLYQNGIGIHGVDGILSLVKIIKSNPNLRVLNLSDNSLTPRGAEAIARVLPSVVNLEELYLSDCILRSTGVKALASAFEDPDITPNLRVLNLTGNEIKLSAGINLILSLGNKSHLELLDLNANEFGRSGVRSIIQTLDSVGLLHTLPNPNDKEDSSNKSVTEESYLWAFDEDQGSDQEDEDDETNEGEGEEDDNENAEDDDSRRSQYGDDDDERENHTDITSDQKESSGVNFSFREAFSKIGTIGGGCLTPQNENIQINKPGPFGKQSFGLFSGISPQNTDTTDAGVIRSKLWPSSGLGNLFNFGDNANAKRNLFSPPILSNKAVGQVVDEKKLDEDKLRQLLNDALCNPKQEMSRNRLIGELVIWLLFH
- the RANGAP1_1 gene encoding Ran GTPase-activating protein 1, variant 2 (EggNog:ENOG410V95T~COG:A,T,Y); this translates as MASKSQIIELDLSDNAFGPNGIVGITDLLASNTCHTLEVLRMNNQGLGHEGCRYLAEALEKGRCLSKNQGLLLKIFSGGRNRLENVGAQMLSKVFCDMGSLEELSLYQNGIGIHGVDGILSLVKIIKSNPNLRVLNLSDNSLTPRGAEAIARVLPSVVNLEELYLSDCILRSTGVKALASAFEDPDITPNLRVLNLTGNEIKLSAGINLILSLGNKSHLELLDLNANEFGRSGVRSIIQTLDSVGLLHTLPNPNDKEDSSNKSVTEESYLWAFDEDQGSDQEDEDDETNEGEGEEDDNENAEDDDSRRSQYGDDDDERENHTDITSDQKESSGVNFSFREAFSKIGTIGGGCLTPQNENIQINKPGPFGKQSFGLFSGISPQNTDTTDAGVIRSKLWPSSGLGNLFNFGDNANAKRNLFSPPILSNKAVGQVVDEKKLDEDKLRQLLNDALCNPKQEMSRNRLIDFLGSTEYFKQPPIHPIIMLCSQTASPENIVRLSLALSRSVICQTNSVSGAIMQLAIGLLASVFTDVYKKNRDNHRISCAINCLLVYLGAIKPEKDSDDWVDCSLTTTTNNNNSVKFNIQHYLRLTKTLIDYFGPQLIPSVCNCLTVLLSEQRKKEMHSESSSSHDIHTLDGIHLRDDIINSLEKQMTSMNLKCSK